The sequence CACGGCCTGCGAGGATTCAACCAGGTTCGCCGGCCGTGCCGCGGCGACGGTCAGGGCGAGGAGCGGGGCGGGGCCGGGGAGGCGGTGTCGGGGGCGGACAGCTGGGCCGAGCCGGTGGCTCCGGAGGGTGTGGGCCAGTCGGCGAGCGGGCGTATCAGCGCGGAGACGGCGGCCGCACCGGCGAACACCGGCGCGGTCAGCCCGCCTGCCCCCTCGGTCCGGGCCTGCCCGGAGGACGGCGCGGGCACGCCGGGCAGCAGCGGCGCGGACAGCGTGGTCGGCGCCACCGGGACCGATCCGAGCAGCGCGCCGCCCTGGGCGAGCAGCGGCCCCACCGGGCGCCGGCGCTGGCTGTCGGGCGTGGCCGCGCCGCCGCCCGTGCCGGAGCCCGCCGAGCGCACCGGCACGACACCGGAGCCGCCGCGGGCGTCCGTGGCCGGGTCGCCGGGGAAGGCGGTGGTCACGCCGCCGAGGGCCAGCGCGGCCAGCGACACCGCGCCGGCCGCGGCGAAGGCGAACCGCCGGCCGCGCGAGGCGGAGCGGCCGTCGTCCGGGCGGCCGACGGGATGGATGCGGAAGCCGTCGTCCCGGGGCCGGCCGGTGCCGTCCGGGCCGGGCGGGAGCAGACCGTGCGGACGGGCCGGGACGTATCCGAACGCAAGGCGGTCGCCGCGCCTCGCGCCGAAAGCCCCGAAGCCGCCGGAGGTGCCGAGGCCGCCACCGGGTGACGGCGTGCCGCCGCCGTCCGCGTCGCCGCCACCGGGAAGGCCCTGGAGGCGGGCCAGGAGGCTCGCCGAGGGCGGGGGCGGGGCGGCCTCCGCGAAGACGTTCTTCAGCGCGCGCTGGGCGTCCGCCTCGGCCTTGCACCGGGCGCAGGTGGCCAGGTGCGCGAGGACGCGCTCACGCGTCTCATGACCGAGTTCTCCGTCCACCAGGGCGGAGAGCCGGTCTCCCAGGTGCTGCTCTGCGAGGCGTGTCTCCTCGACGGGTTTCGGCAGAGATCCACTCACGCGGTCGCGCCCCCTCCCCCCAGAGCGGGGACCCGGGCCAGGAAGGAGCGCCGCTCGGCCGCGCGGGCCTCCGGGGAGCGGTGCGCCAGGGCCTTGCGGAGCTGGGACCGGCCGCGGTGGATACGGGAGCGGACCGTGCCGAGCTTCACGCCGAGGGTGGCGGCGATCTCCTCGTAGGACAGTCCCTCGATGTCGCACAGGACGACGGCGGCGCGGAACTCGGGCGCCAGGGTGTCCAGGGCCTGCTGGACGTCGGCGTCGAAGTGCGCGTCGTTGAACATCTGTTGGGGGGTCGGCTCGCGGCTGGCCAGGCGCTCGGCCGCGTCCTCGCCGAGGGCGTCGAAGCGGATGCGCTGCTTGCGCCGCACCATGTCCAGGAAGAGGTTGGTGGTGATGCGGTGCAGCCAGCCCTCGAAGGTGCCCGGCGAGTACGTCGACAGGGAGCGGAAGACGCGGACGAAGACCTCCTGGGTGAGGTCCTCGGCGTCGTGCTGGTTGCCCGTCAGGCGGTAGGCCAGTCGGTAGACCCGGCCGCTGTGCGTGCTGACGATCTCGTCCCACGTGGGCGGAGTCCACGCCTGCCCGTCCGCGTCGGTGGTGAAGGTCGCGGTCGCGGTCTCGCCTGCGGCGGACCCGGCGGCGTGGCTGTCAGCAGCGGTGTCGGTCACGGATTTCGGCCTGCCCGCCGACCCGAGGAAGCGCCGCAGCACTCCTCCCCGATCCCCGGGCGCAGCCGCACCTCCCCTGTCGGCTCTGGTGATGTCCAGTGGAGCCCCTACCATAGCCACCTCGCCCGTTAGCTCCGGATAAGCGGTTTTACGAGAATTTGATACACGCTGATCCGGCTCATCCGGCTGCGTCAGCAGTTGCTCGGTGCGCTGCTCCACCTCTCGCCCCCCGTCGCGTCCACGGCCACCGGCTCATCCCTGTAAACGCACGGGCTCATCTGCGGGTTCCCGCCGCCAACGGATACAGTCACGCCCAGGCAACCACGGGGACAGGAGAGGGTCATTACCGCCAACCGGCAGACGAGCTGGGCGTTCGCCGACGCCTTTGTCGCCGAGGACGAAGCGCTGCACTGGGCCCGCGACCGGGCCCGGGAGACAGGGCTGCGCTCGGTGTCGCCCGGCACGGGCGCCGCGCTGCGACTGCTCGCCGCTTCCGTGGACGCGAAGGCGGTCGCGGAGATCGGCACCGGCTGCGGGGTGTCCGGCATCCATCTGCTGCACGGGATGCGGCCGGACGGGGTGCTCACCACGGTGGACTCCGAGCCGGAGCACCAGCAGTTCGCCCGGCAGGCCTTCCGCGGCTGCGGCTTCGCCAGCAACCGGGCCCGGTTCATCCCCGGCCGTGCCCTGGACGTCCTGCCGCGCCTCGCCGACGCGGGCTACGACCTGGTGTTCTGCGACGGTGACCGGCTGGAGTACCCGGACTACCTCGCCGAATCGTTGCGCCTGCTGCGGCCGGGCGGCCTGGTGGTCTTCGAGGGGGTCCTGGCGGGCGGCCGTACGGTCGACTCGGGGCCCCAGCCCACGGAGGTGGTGCGCCTGCGCGAGCTGCTGCGCACCGTGCGGGAGAGCCAGGAACTGGTGTCGTCGCTGTTGCCGGTGGGCGACGGTCTGCTGTGCGCCGTCAAGCGGTGACGGCGCCGGCAGGGGTGACAGGGGCGGTGACGGGCCCCGGGAACGCGGCTGCCCCGGCACCGCGTACGATGCCGGGGCAGGCGCGAGGACAGAATCGGGACGTCAGACGACGACCTTCTTGAGGGCGTCGCCAAGCGCCTCGGCCTCGTCAGGGGTCAGCTCGACGACGAGTCGACCGCCGCCTTCGAGCGGAACGCGCATGACGATGCCCCGCCCCTCCTTGGTCACCTCGAGCGGGCCATCACCCGTCCGCGGCTTCATGGCCGCCATGCTCGTTCCCCTTCCTGAAACCAGCTCATCGTCTGCCGATACCCCCGGGAGAGGGCATCCGCCATCCGAAACGGACACGCGACACCGGCATCGAACACATTGCTTCCTGGCCATTATCCCGCATCGCAGGACCCGATGACCAACGTCGGTCGGCATCGCTTGGGCAACGCGCGCGAGCAAAACCACCCAATTCGGCGATGTGCCTGCGATACTTCGCCGCCCCGTAAGGCTCCTCCGGCCGGCTCCACGCGGTATTTCTTTGACGCAGGTCACACGTCCGCTCCAGCCGCCGGCCGGGGATCTCCGCCATGCTGTCCTCAGACAGGGACGTACCGAGCGGTACGTCACCAGCGGCTTTCCGGAGGGGACACGCCATGGCCGACACCGTGCTCTACGAGGTGAGCGACGGACTCGCGACGATCACGCTGAACCGCCCGGAGGCGATGAACGCGCTGAACATCGCGGCGAAGGCCGCCCTGCGCGAGGCGGCGGAATCGGCGGCCGGGGACACGGCCGTACGGGCGATCCTGCTGACCGCCGCCGGGGACCGGGCGTTCTGCGTGGGCCAGGACCTCAAGGAGCACATCGGGCTACTGGCCAGTGACCGGCAGACCGGTGCCGGGCAGACGATGAGCACGGTCAAGGAGCACTACAACCCGATCGTGCGGGCCCTGACCGAGGCGCCGAAGCCGGTGGTCGCGGCGGTGAACGGCGTCGCGGCCGGGGCCGGGTTCGGCTTCGCGCTCGCCGCGGACTACCGGCTGGTGGCCGACACCGCCGCGTTCAACACCTCCTTCGCCGGCGTCGCCCTGACCGCCGACTCCGGCATCTCCTGGACCCTGCCCCGGGTGATCGGCCCGAGCCGCGCCGCCGACCTGCTGCTCTTCCCGCGCAGCATCAGCGCCCAGGACGCGCTGGAGCTGGGCATCGCCAACCGGGTCGTACCGGCGGGCGAGCTGCGCGCCGAGGCCGGGAAGGTGGCGCGGGCGCTGGCCGAGGGTCCGACGGTGGCGTACGCGGCGATCAAGGAGGCGGTGGCCTACGGGCTGACGCACTCGCTCGCCGAGACGCTGGAGAAGGAGGACGAGCTCCAGACCCGGGCCGGACGGTCCGAGGACCACGCCATCGCCGTACAGGCGTTCGTCAACAAGGAGAAGCCGAAGTACCTCGGGCGCTAGCGCGGCGCGGGGCCGTGCCGCGCGGCCCCGCGGGCCACGCAGGCCTCCAGGTGGTCGTCGACCAGACCGCACGCCTGCATCAGCGCGTACGCCGTCGTCGGGCCGACGAATCTCAGGCCCCGCTTCTTCAGGGCCTTGGACAGGGCCGTGGACTCCGGGGTCACCGCCGGGACGTCGTCCAGGGTCTTCGGGGCCGGGCGGGTCGCCGGGTCCGGGGCGTGGGACCAGATCAGCTCGTCCAGGTCGCCGTCGGCCCAGCCGGCGAGCAGGCGCGCGTTGGCGAGCGTGGCGTCGATCTTGGCGCGGTTGCGGATGATGCCCGGGTCGGCGAGCAGGCGCTCGCGGTCGGTGTCGGTGAACGCGGCGACCTTCTCGATGCGGAAGTCCGCGAAGGCGGCGCGGAAGCCCGCGCGGCGGCGCAGGATCGTGATCCAGGACAGGCCCGACTGGAAGGCCTCCAGGCTGAGCCGTTCGAAGAGGGCGTCGTCGCCGTGGACCGGACGGCCCCACTCCTCGTCGTGGTACGCCACATAGTCGTCGGTGGACAGGGCCCAGGGGCAGCGCGGGGCGCCGTCCGGTCCGGCGATGGCGGCTCGGCTGGTCATCGCTGCTCCTCCCGGCCCTCGTTCGGGTCCGTCCGCGGCTGTTCGGGCTGCCGGTCGGGCACGGCGGCGGCTCTGGCGCCGGCCAGCGCGGATTCGAGGCCGGCGATACGGGCGTCCCGCTCGGCCAGTTCGGCGGCGAGCCGGCCGAGGGCGTCGTCGACGTCGGCCATGCGGTAGCCGCGCGGTGCGACCGGGAAGCGCAGGCTCTCCACGTCCGCGCGGTCCACCGGGCGGTCCGGGGGCAGCGGGTCCTGGAGCCGCTCGGGCGCCGCCTCGGGCAGCGGGGCGCTCTCCCCGCCGCCGATCACGGCCAGGGTCACCGCGGCGACCACGACGGCCAGCGCGACGACCAGGAACAAGAACATCACCATTGCCTCGGGGTCCCCACGCTCGTACCGGCCGCTGTGCCGGCAGCAGTATCTGTCAGGGTCCGATCGTGCCATGCGAGTCTGACAGTTAGGGTCACAGGCGGCCGTACAGCGGGACGTACTAGGAAAGGGCAGGGCGGATGCTCAGGCTGGGCAAGCGGGAATTCGGGCCGCACGAGCCGGTGATCATGGCGATCGTGAACCGGACGCCGGATTCCTTCTACGACCAAGGAGCCACGTTCCGCGACGAACCGGCCCTGGCCCGCGTGGAGCAGGCGGTGGCCGAGGGCGCCGCGATCGTCGACATCGGCGGGGTCAAGGCCGGGCCCGGCGAGGAGGTCTCGGCGGAGGAGGAGGCGCGCCGGACGGTGGGCTTCGTCGCGGAGGTACGGCGCCGGTTCCCCGATGTGATCATCAGCGTGGACACCTGGCGGGCCGAGGTCGGCGAGGCGGTGTGCGAGGCGGGCGCGGATCTGCTGAACGACGCGTGGGGCGGGGTGGACCCGGGGCTCGCGGAGGTCGCGGCGCGGTACGGGGCGGGGCTGGTGTGCACGCACGCGGGCGGGGCCGAGCCGCGGACCCGGCCGCACCGGGTGACGTACGACGACGTCATGGCCGACATCCTCGGCGTGACCCTCGGGCTGGCCGAGCGGGCGGTGGCGCTGGGCGTGCCGCGGGAGTCGGTGCTGATCGATCCCGGGCACGACTTCGGGAAGAACACCCGGCACAGCCTGGAGGCGACGCGCCGGCTGGACGAGATGGTGGCCACGGGGTGGCCGGTGCTGGTGTCGCTGTCCAACAAGGACTTCGTGGGCGAGAGTCTGGACCGGCCGGTGAAGGAGCGGCTGATCGGCACGCTGGCGACGACGGCCGTCTCCGCGTGGCTCGGGGCACAGGTGTACCGGGTGCACGAGGTGGCGGAGACCCGCCAGGTGCTGGACATGGTGGCGGCCATCGCCGGCCACCGCGTCCCCGCGGTGGCCCGGCGGGGCCTGGCCTGATCCCCGGGCGCTCCGCCCTCCCTCGCGCTAGCGGCCCGCCTCCTTCGACACCAGGGCCACCGCCTCCTCGACGTCGTCCGTGACGTGGAACAGCAGGAGGTCCTTCTCCGCGGCCTTGCCCTGGGCCACCAGGGTGTTCTTCAGCCAGGAGACCAGGCCGCCCCAGTACTCGCTGCCGAAGAGGACGATCGGGAAGCGGGTGACCTTCTGGGTCTGGACCAGGGTGAGGGCCTCGAAGAGTTCGTCGAGGGTGCCGAGGCCGCCGGGCAGGACCACGAAGCCCTGCGCGTACTTCACGAACATCATCTTGCGGACGAAGAAGTAGCGGAAGTTCAGCCCGATGTCGACGTAGGGGTTGAGGCCCTGCTCGAAGGGCAGCTCGATGCCGAGGCCTACCGAGACGCCGCCCGCCTCGCACGCGCCCTTGTTGGCCGCCTCCATCGCGCCCGGGCCGCCGCCGGTGATGACCGCGAAGCCGGCCTCCACCAGCCCCCGGCCGAGCCGCACCCCGGCGTCGTACTCCGGCGAGTCCGCCGGCGTCCGCGCCGAGCCGAAGACACTGATGGCGGGCGGAAGTTCGGCCAGCGTGCCGAAGCCCTCGATGAACTCCGACTGGATGCGCAGGACCCGCCAGGGGTCGGTGTGCACCCAGTCGCTGGGGGCGCGCTCGTCCAGCAGCCGCTGGTCGGTCGTGCTGGCGGTGACCTGGTCCCGCCGCCGGAGGACCGGTCCGAGCCGCTGCTCGTCCGGCGGCTGCTTCTTCCCCTCGGGGTTGCCGGTAGCCATGTGCGCTCCCTCCGCTTGCCGGTAGTTCGTCCTCAGCCTAGATCCAGACGGGTTACGGAGGGGGGACCCCGGCGTGTCCGGCAGGCGCCGGCGGGCCCCGGCACCGGCGGCGGCCCTACGCGGTGAGCCAGTTCCGCAGCCGCTCCTCGCCCGCGAGGATCTTCGCGGTCTCCACCCGCTCGTCCCGCTTGTGCGCCAGGAGCGGGTTGCCGGGGCCGTAGTTGACCGCGGGGACGCCGAGCGCGGAGAACCGGGACACGTCCGTCCAGCCGAACTTGGGCCGCGGGACGCCGCCCACCGCCTCGATGAAGGCCGCGGCGGCCGGGTGGGACAGGCCCGGGAGCGCGCCTGCGCTGTGGTCGTCGACGACGAACTCCGCCACGCCGCAGTCCGCGAACACCTCGTGGACGTGCGCGATCGCCTCCTCCTCGGTGCGGTCGGGGGCGTAGCGGAAGTTGACGGTCACCACGCACTCGTCCGGGATCACGTTCCCGGCCACTCCGCCGCCGATGCGCACCGCGTTCAGGCCCTCGCGGTACTCCAGGCCGTCGATGACCGGCCGACGCGGCTCGTAGGACGCCAGGCGGGCCAGGATCGGGGCCGCCGCGTGGACGGCGTTGGAGCCCATCCAGCCGCGCGCCGAGTGCGCCCGCTCGCCCGTGGTCCTCAGCAGCATCCGCAGCGTGCCCTGGCAGCCGCCCTCCACCTCGCCGTCGGTGGGCTCCAACAGGACCGCGAAGTCGCCCTCCAGCCACTCCGGGTGGGCCTCGGCGACATGCCTGAGGCCGTTGCGCTCGGCCTCGACCTCCTCGTTGTCGTAGAACACGAAGGTCAGGTCGCGGTTGGGGGCGGGGACGGTGGCCGCGATGCGCAGCTGCACCGCCACGCCCGACTTCATGTCGCAGGTGCCGCAGCCCCACAGGACGCCGTCGCCGTCGAGCCGGGAGGGCACGTTGTCCGCGATGGGGACGGTGTCGATGTGGCCGGCCAGGACGACGCGCTCGGCGCGGCCCAGGTCCGTGCGGGCGATCACGTTGTTGCCGTACCGGTCCACGGTCAGGTGCGGCAGGGCCCGCAGGGCGGTCTCGATCGCGTCGGCGAGCGGCTTCTCGGTGCCGCTGACGGACGGGAAGTCCACGAGCCGCGCGGTGAGCGTGGCGGCGTCCAGCGTGAGGTCAAGGGAGGTGTCGGGCATGGCCCCGACCCTAGCGCGCCACCTGCC comes from Streptomyces sp. SCL15-4 and encodes:
- a CDS encoding zf-HC2 domain-containing protein → MSGSLPKPVEETRLAEQHLGDRLSALVDGELGHETRERVLAHLATCARCKAEADAQRALKNVFAEAAPPPPSASLLARLQGLPGGGDADGGGTPSPGGGLGTSGGFGAFGARRGDRLAFGYVPARPHGLLPPGPDGTGRPRDDGFRIHPVGRPDDGRSASRGRRFAFAAAGAVSLAALALGGVTTAFPGDPATDARGGSGVVPVRSAGSGTGGGAATPDSQRRRPVGPLLAQGGALLGSVPVAPTTLSAPLLPGVPAPSSGQARTEGAGGLTAPVFAGAAAVSALIRPLADWPTPSGATGSAQLSAPDTASPAPPRSSP
- the sigE gene encoding RNA polymerase sigma factor SigE translates to MLRRFLGSAGRPKSVTDTAADSHAAGSAAGETATATFTTDADGQAWTPPTWDEIVSTHSGRVYRLAYRLTGNQHDAEDLTQEVFVRVFRSLSTYSPGTFEGWLHRITTNLFLDMVRRKQRIRFDALGEDAAERLASREPTPQQMFNDAHFDADVQQALDTLAPEFRAAVVLCDIEGLSYEEIAATLGVKLGTVRSRIHRGRSQLRKALAHRSPEARAAERRSFLARVPALGGGGATA
- a CDS encoding O-methyltransferase, which translates into the protein MCGFPPPTDTVTPRQPRGQERVITANRQTSWAFADAFVAEDEALHWARDRARETGLRSVSPGTGAALRLLAASVDAKAVAEIGTGCGVSGIHLLHGMRPDGVLTTVDSEPEHQQFARQAFRGCGFASNRARFIPGRALDVLPRLADAGYDLVFCDGDRLEYPDYLAESLRLLRPGGLVVFEGVLAGGRTVDSGPQPTEVVRLRELLRTVRESQELVSSLLPVGDGLLCAVKR
- a CDS encoding DUF3117 domain-containing protein, which translates into the protein MAAMKPRTGDGPLEVTKEGRGIVMRVPLEGGGRLVVELTPDEAEALGDALKKVVV
- a CDS encoding enoyl-CoA hydratase/isomerase family protein encodes the protein MADTVLYEVSDGLATITLNRPEAMNALNIAAKAALREAAESAAGDTAVRAILLTAAGDRAFCVGQDLKEHIGLLASDRQTGAGQTMSTVKEHYNPIVRALTEAPKPVVAAVNGVAAGAGFGFALAADYRLVADTAAFNTSFAGVALTADSGISWTLPRVIGPSRAADLLLFPRSISAQDALELGIANRVVPAGELRAEAGKVARALAEGPTVAYAAIKEAVAYGLTHSLAETLEKEDELQTRAGRSEDHAIAVQAFVNKEKPKYLGR
- a CDS encoding DNA-3-methyladenine glycosylase I; protein product: MTSRAAIAGPDGAPRCPWALSTDDYVAYHDEEWGRPVHGDDALFERLSLEAFQSGLSWITILRRRAGFRAAFADFRIEKVAAFTDTDRERLLADPGIIRNRAKIDATLANARLLAGWADGDLDELIWSHAPDPATRPAPKTLDDVPAVTPESTALSKALKKRGLRFVGPTTAYALMQACGLVDDHLEACVARGAARHGPAPR
- a CDS encoding DivIVA domain-containing protein, with protein sequence MVMFLFLVVALAVVVAAVTLAVIGGGESAPLPEAAPERLQDPLPPDRPVDRADVESLRFPVAPRGYRMADVDDALGRLAAELAERDARIAGLESALAGARAAAVPDRQPEQPRTDPNEGREEQR
- the folP gene encoding dihydropteroate synthase: MLRLGKREFGPHEPVIMAIVNRTPDSFYDQGATFRDEPALARVEQAVAEGAAIVDIGGVKAGPGEEVSAEEEARRTVGFVAEVRRRFPDVIISVDTWRAEVGEAVCEAGADLLNDAWGGVDPGLAEVAARYGAGLVCTHAGGAEPRTRPHRVTYDDVMADILGVTLGLAERAVALGVPRESVLIDPGHDFGKNTRHSLEATRRLDEMVATGWPVLVSLSNKDFVGESLDRPVKERLIGTLATTAVSAWLGAQVYRVHEVAETRQVLDMVAAIAGHRVPAVARRGLA
- a CDS encoding TIGR00730 family Rossman fold protein, yielding MATGNPEGKKQPPDEQRLGPVLRRRDQVTASTTDQRLLDERAPSDWVHTDPWRVLRIQSEFIEGFGTLAELPPAISVFGSARTPADSPEYDAGVRLGRGLVEAGFAVITGGGPGAMEAANKGACEAGGVSVGLGIELPFEQGLNPYVDIGLNFRYFFVRKMMFVKYAQGFVVLPGGLGTLDELFEALTLVQTQKVTRFPIVLFGSEYWGGLVSWLKNTLVAQGKAAEKDLLLFHVTDDVEEAVALVSKEAGR
- the dapE gene encoding succinyl-diaminopimelate desuccinylase, whose protein sequence is MPDTSLDLTLDAATLTARLVDFPSVSGTEKPLADAIETALRALPHLTVDRYGNNVIARTDLGRAERVVLAGHIDTVPIADNVPSRLDGDGVLWGCGTCDMKSGVAVQLRIAATVPAPNRDLTFVFYDNEEVEAERNGLRHVAEAHPEWLEGDFAVLLEPTDGEVEGGCQGTLRMLLRTTGERAHSARGWMGSNAVHAAAPILARLASYEPRRPVIDGLEYREGLNAVRIGGGVAGNVIPDECVVTVNFRYAPDRTEEEAIAHVHEVFADCGVAEFVVDDHSAGALPGLSHPAAAAFIEAVGGVPRPKFGWTDVSRFSALGVPAVNYGPGNPLLAHKRDERVETAKILAGEERLRNWLTA